CTTCAAATGATAGTTTTAAAAAAGATTTTGGATTGAAAGATCAAATTCAAAGAGCAGCTGTTTCTATTATGAATAATATTGCCGAAGGTTTTGAAAGAGATAATAATAAAGAATTTATTCGATTTCTAATTTATTCAAAAGGATCAGCCGGAGAAGTTAGAAGCTTATTATACATTGCTTCTGATCTAAACTACATTTCGAAAGATGAATTTTCTGAATGCTATAATCTTTCAATTGATATTATTACGCAATTAGCAAATTTTATTAAATATTTAACTAAATCTGAATAATAACATGAATTTTGTAATCTTGATATTTTGCAATCTTGGAATCATGTAATTGAAATGAGTACAATTATAAACATATCCTCTTTCAGTAAATCCTACGGAACAATAAACGCCGTTAACAATATTTCATTTTCTGTTAACAAAGGAGAAATGTTTGGTTTGGTTGGTCCGGATGGTGCCGGAAAAACAACAACAATAAGAACATTATGCGGATTATTAAAATCGGATAATGGAAATATTTCATTGTTGAATTTAGATATTCAGAAAAACAAAAAAGAAATTCAAAATAATATTGGTTACCTATCGCAAAAATTTAGTTTGTACGAAGATTTAACAATTGATGAAAACATAGAATTTTTCGCAGAAATTCATAACGTTAAAAATTATAAAAACAGAAGAAACGAACTTTTGGAATTTACTCGATTGATAGATTTTCGAAATCGTCAAGCTGGAAGACTTTCCGGAGGGATGAAGCAAAAACTGGCATTGGCTTGCAGCTTAATTCACAAACCTAAAATATTATTTTTAGATGAACCAACAACTGGAGTTGACCCGGTTTCACGGAGAGATTTTTGGAAAATACTTTCTAATTTGCTTAAAGAAGAAATCACAATTTTTATGTCAACACCTTATTTAGACGAAGCCGAACGTTGCAATAGAGTTGCACTAATGAACAATGGCAAAATAATTGCGCTGGATTCTCCTCAAAATGTTAAAGAATCAATAAATAAAAAAGTGGTTGAAATTGTTTGCGATGATGTACGAATTGCAGCAAAATTAATCAAAGATAATTTGGGAATGGATGTACAACTTTTTGGTGATAGAATAAATACAATTGTTAATAATGACGATGAGGATTATAAAAAGTTAGAAAAATTGTTGACTGAAAATAATTTTAAAATAACTGATCACAGAACAAACATTCCATCTTTGGAGAATGTTTTTATTCATTTAGTAAACAATGAAAATTTATTGAGCTCAAAATGAAAAATATAATTTTTATTACAATCTTAATTTCATCTTTTAATTTACTTGCGCAGACTGATTCATATTCTCTGCAAGAAATTATTCAATTAGGAATTCAAAACAGTAAAACATTAAAAATTTCTGATGCAAAATTACTTTCAGCTTCAGCAAAAGTTAATGAAATTAATTCGCAAAGATTTCCGCAGTTAAAATTTAATGCATCCTATATGCGATTGAGCGATGTTCCTCCTTTTGAAATTTCTATGTCGTTTTTACCAAATCCAATTAGAATTCAAGATGCAATTTTAAATTCATATAATTTCAAACTATCATTGCAGCAGCCAATATTCACGGGCTTTAAGTTGTCCTCGTTAAATTCTGCCGCAAATTATAATTTAGAATCTTCCGAATTGGAATATTCGAAAGAAATAAATGAAGAAACATTTAAAATAATTTCAGCATTTTGGAATGTTTACAAAATTGATAATGCAAATAAAATTCTTGAAGAAAATTTAAAGAGCTTAGAATCTCATATAAATGATTCGCGTAATTTTTTAGAAAATGATTTAATCACAAAAAATGATTTATTGAAATTAGAAGTTCAAAAATCTACCGTTGAATTAAAGAAAATTGAAGCTGAGAATTCTCTTGAAATTGCAAAAGCATTATTAAACAAAACAATTGGAAATGATTTATCAGATAAAATAGAAATTAAAACTGATGAAATTATTTTTAGAGAAATAAATTTGGATTTAAATAATTTATTAGACGAAGCAAAATCAAATCGACTTGAAATTCAATCATTATCAAAAAAATTATCAGCCGGTAAAGAACAATTAACAGCAAGCAAATCCGGATGGTATCCTTCAATATTTTTAATTTCTGATTTTTATTACAGCAGACCAAACCAAAGAATTTTTCCGCAGAAAGATCAGTTTGATGATACTTGGGATGTAGGAATTTCGCTTAGCTGGGACATTTGGAATTGGGGTTACAATTCTTCGCAATCTCAGCAAGCGGAAAGTAATTTAATTCAATTGGAAACAACTAAAGCACAAATTGAAGATGCAATTGAAATTGAAGTTTACAACGCATTCTTGCAATTTCAATCGGCAATAAAAAAAGTTGAACTAAATAAATTAACATTAGAACAAACAGAAGAAAATTATAGAATTACAAATGATAAATATTTAGTGCAGTTAGTTAGTTCAACGGATTTGATTGATGCAGAAACTTCTCTTTATTCGGCAAAAACTGAACTGTTAAATTCTTTAATTGACTACGAATTAGCAAAAATTAAATTAGATAAAGTTGTTGGGAAAAAAATCTATTAAAAAGGAGTTAGGAGTTAGTAGTTAGCCTTTTGTTCTTACTACTTTCTACTTATCACAAAAATGTTTTCAATAGAAGTAAATAACTTAAATAAAACTTTCGGCAAGTTTATTGCTGTGAACAATATTTCATTCAAAGTA
The nucleotide sequence above comes from Ignavibacteriota bacterium. Encoded proteins:
- a CDS encoding four helix bundle protein, giving the protein MKIKQFEDLKVWQSSREFINRIYKLTSNDSFKKDFGLKDQIQRAAVSIMNNIAEGFERDNNKEFIRFLIYSKGSAGEVRSLLYIASDLNYISKDEFSECYNLSIDIITQLANFIKYLTKSE
- a CDS encoding ABC transporter ATP-binding protein, encoding MSTIINISSFSKSYGTINAVNNISFSVNKGEMFGLVGPDGAGKTTTIRTLCGLLKSDNGNISLLNLDIQKNKKEIQNNIGYLSQKFSLYEDLTIDENIEFFAEIHNVKNYKNRRNELLEFTRLIDFRNRQAGRLSGGMKQKLALACSLIHKPKILFLDEPTTGVDPVSRRDFWKILSNLLKEEITIFMSTPYLDEAERCNRVALMNNGKIIALDSPQNVKESINKKVVEIVCDDVRIAAKLIKDNLGMDVQLFGDRINTIVNNDDEDYKKLEKLLTENNFKITDHRTNIPSLENVFIHLVNNENLLSSK
- a CDS encoding TolC family protein, with the protein product MKNIIFITILISSFNLLAQTDSYSLQEIIQLGIQNSKTLKISDAKLLSASAKVNEINSQRFPQLKFNASYMRLSDVPPFEISMSFLPNPIRIQDAILNSYNFKLSLQQPIFTGFKLSSLNSAANYNLESSELEYSKEINEETFKIISAFWNVYKIDNANKILEENLKSLESHINDSRNFLENDLITKNDLLKLEVQKSTVELKKIEAENSLEIAKALLNKTIGNDLSDKIEIKTDEIIFREINLDLNNLLDEAKSNRLEIQSLSKKLSAGKEQLTASKSGWYPSIFLISDFYYSRPNQRIFPQKDQFDDTWDVGISLSWDIWNWGYNSSQSQQAESNLIQLETTKAQIEDAIEIEVYNAFLQFQSAIKKVELNKLTLEQTEENYRITNDKYLVQLVSSTDLIDAETSLYSAKTELLNSLIDYELAKIKLDKVVGKKIY